The Nitrospirota bacterium genome contains a region encoding:
- a CDS encoding methyltransferase domain-containing protein, producing the protein MNKKQLNSLFDDAIDELEITYDVYFGIERYRPRCVHTMHRLLSSRIEGGKVLVLGSNEKPFTMMCEKLGFRAEGFSFRPTTNNVHEDENSTASSETELIKNMKGDFDIIICDDILQNIQYPQDMLILLKEHLRPGGLLMLTTPNVARGTSRLWLLSGRNIYPTPSVSETEEGEVLRLIPYREYTLREIERLVTDIGLERLQSEFIIGKNVNANMWPPMPVKEYLLQTLFLAVQKIAAPLRSYLFVAARNPLLKGKQVT; encoded by the coding sequence GTGAATAAAAAACAATTGAACAGTCTCTTTGATGATGCGATAGATGAACTGGAAATAACCTATGATGTTTATTTCGGGATAGAGCGCTACCGGCCAAGGTGTGTGCATACGATGCACCGGTTATTATCCAGCAGGATTGAGGGAGGTAAAGTACTGGTCTTGGGATCAAACGAAAAACCGTTCACCATGATGTGTGAAAAACTTGGCTTTCGTGCCGAGGGATTCAGTTTTAGACCAACAACAAACAATGTGCATGAAGATGAAAACAGTACGGCATCATCTGAGACTGAATTAATCAAAAACATGAAAGGCGACTTTGATATTATAATATGTGATGATATCCTTCAAAACATTCAATATCCGCAAGATATGTTAATACTTCTGAAAGAACATTTACGGCCTGGTGGGTTGCTCATGCTTACAACTCCGAATGTGGCGAGAGGCACATCACGTCTGTGGCTGCTGAGTGGGAGGAATATCTATCCAACACCATCAGTTTCCGAAACAGAGGAAGGCGAAGTTCTGCGCCTTATACCGTACCGGGAATATACCCTCCGTGAGATTGAAAGGCTGGTAACGGATATCGGGTTGGAACGGTTACAGAGTGAATTTATAATCGGGAAAAACGTAAATGCGAATATGTGGCCTCCTATGCCGGTAAAGGAATATTTGTTACAGACCCTATTTCTTGCAGTCCAGAAAATTGCAGCCCCGCTAAGAAGTTACCTTTTTGTGGCAGCGCGAAATCCTCTTTTGAAAGGGAAACAAGTCACGTAA
- a CDS encoding SGNH/GDSL hydrolase family protein, translating to MKNGSPVSEKIIWAIGACFIMAGVILNEKILAAIFSADGAIAVPHRIVIGIIDILLIGLGLAVIIYRKRLTGEILSGIAGVLIILSGLLFNVRFLAILLDLEMSPLNKVIVGVFELYLIGTGVLFILLRKAFQLKNVLLYVFSSVLSLSLFLAYDCYTAYRFFSKDNRLHIYNVHVEDKYLGWKPKANSIGKHVYYSNFNVEYVIDENGYRKIKKPKEPVSSIYFFGDSFTFGQGVSDDDTFPSIIKRKYVKEDISVYNAGVLGYGIVQMFQRFLNMEDRIKSGDMIIFTPLSQDIERNMKDFYMPYLLSFFYEKLEYYPSYDNGVIRPCKLENNMFNLFKLLILKAPYTGNFWTAIYKKTIPDTTKEAIGIMDIIRERTEARGGKFYLFFLPNLEECLRGKYTNDISGFDHFDIMLYFPSKWKELEKIKFENDRHWNVRGHEIAARAIVKTLIDKGALERQDLRQKGIDSGSFSYY from the coding sequence ATGAAGAACGGTTCTCCTGTATCAGAGAAGATAATTTGGGCCATAGGAGCATGTTTCATTATGGCAGGTGTTATTCTCAATGAGAAAATTCTTGCTGCAATATTCAGTGCAGACGGAGCCATAGCTGTTCCGCATCGAATCGTAATCGGAATCATTGATATCCTCTTAATAGGCCTGGGGTTGGCAGTTATCATTTACAGAAAGCGCCTTACGGGAGAGATATTGTCTGGTATAGCAGGTGTATTAATTATCCTGTCAGGTTTGCTGTTCAATGTGAGGTTCCTTGCGATATTGCTGGATTTAGAGATGAGCCCTCTGAATAAGGTCATTGTGGGGGTATTTGAACTTTACCTGATAGGTACCGGGGTATTATTTATTTTATTGAGAAAGGCTTTTCAGCTAAAAAATGTATTACTGTATGTGTTCTCAAGTGTGCTCTCTCTTTCCCTGTTTTTGGCATATGACTGTTATACGGCCTATCGGTTTTTTTCAAAAGACAACCGGTTGCATATATACAATGTTCACGTTGAGGACAAATACCTTGGCTGGAAACCCAAAGCCAACAGTATCGGCAAGCATGTCTATTACTCAAATTTTAATGTTGAATATGTGATTGATGAAAATGGATACAGGAAAATAAAAAAACCGAAAGAGCCTGTCTCCAGCATCTATTTTTTCGGTGACTCCTTCACCTTTGGCCAGGGAGTGAGCGATGATGACACATTCCCGAGCATTATAAAGAGGAAATATGTCAAAGAGGATATTAGTGTATATAATGCAGGGGTCCTTGGATATGGAATTGTCCAGATGTTTCAACGATTCCTGAATATGGAGGACCGGATAAAATCCGGAGATATGATCATTTTTACCCCTCTGTCGCAAGATATAGAAAGGAACATGAAAGATTTTTATATGCCCTATCTTCTTTCCTTTTTCTATGAGAAACTGGAATATTACCCCTCGTATGATAATGGGGTCATAAGGCCCTGCAAACTGGAAAATAATATGTTCAACTTATTTAAGTTGTTGATTCTTAAGGCGCCGTATACCGGGAACTTCTGGACAGCTATATACAAGAAAACTATTCCGGACACGACAAAGGAAGCCATCGGGATCATGGATATCATCAGGGAAAGAACAGAGGCAAGGGGCGGTAAATTCTATCTCTTCTTCCTGCCTAACCTGGAGGAATGCCTTCGTGGTAAATATACTAACGATATCTCCGGATTTGATCATTTCGATATCATGCTTTACTTCCCGTCCAAATGGAAGGAATTGGAAAAGATAAAATTCGAAAATGACAGGCACTGGAATGTTCGCGGACATGAGATAGCAGCAAGGGCAATCGTTAAGACCCTCATAGATAAGGGGGCACTTGAACGGCAAGACTTAAGGCAGAAGGGAATTGATAGTGGATCCTTTTCGTATTACTAA
- a CDS encoding sulfotransferase domain-containing protein: MDPFRITKFQDITEGRNAGDKLKKLGVSAVLSDANELYVSTEQVDKAIEALGLPYDCRDAKQPGPWCPQCGRQLVSKKGGFSTIPGLFASSRSWHCHECNEERRDKKSTINRLRKPIKRALVKIGYHSKPSFLIIGAQKAGTSALFQILQQHPQIVAPREKELRFFDDYWRIKYGDFVSYHEMFPLPYRLKTDRLTFEASPSYLFNPACAQRIYQYSPGIRLIVILREPVSRAFSAWKMNRKFAMSTNPYLQSLGDRRSFAEAVKEEARVLEKTDWEKERIGYIKRGIYIEQLEKYLQHFSRESLLILEHSQLLCDSQAIFAGVFRFLHINDKFVIQNQRVNVSGNNDEMPKEARDILHSIYKPYNERLFNLLGREYGW; the protein is encoded by the coding sequence GTGGATCCTTTTCGTATTACTAAATTTCAGGACATCACTGAAGGCCGGAACGCCGGGGATAAACTGAAGAAGCTGGGAGTCTCAGCGGTACTTAGTGATGCGAATGAGTTATATGTGTCCACGGAGCAGGTAGACAAGGCTATCGAGGCTTTGGGGCTTCCATATGATTGCAGGGATGCCAAACAGCCGGGACCCTGGTGTCCGCAGTGCGGCAGACAACTCGTTTCGAAGAAGGGTGGATTCAGCACCATTCCGGGTTTATTTGCCTCTTCGCGAAGCTGGCATTGTCATGAGTGCAACGAGGAAAGAAGGGATAAAAAATCCACGATAAACCGGTTAAGAAAACCAATCAAGAGGGCTCTGGTTAAAATTGGGTATCACTCGAAACCGTCTTTTCTCATCATCGGCGCTCAAAAGGCAGGAACAAGCGCTTTGTTCCAAATCCTGCAGCAGCATCCGCAGATCGTTGCTCCCAGGGAAAAAGAACTTCGCTTCTTTGATGATTATTGGCGAATCAAGTATGGCGATTTCGTGTCGTATCATGAGATGTTTCCGCTCCCCTACCGACTGAAGACAGACAGATTGACGTTCGAAGCATCTCCAAGTTACCTATTCAATCCGGCTTGTGCACAACGGATTTACCAGTACTCTCCAGGTATACGTCTCATTGTTATCCTGAGAGAGCCTGTATCCAGGGCATTCTCCGCATGGAAAATGAACAGGAAATTCGCAATGTCAACGAATCCCTATCTTCAATCTCTGGGAGACAGAAGAAGTTTTGCAGAGGCTGTAAAAGAGGAAGCGAGGGTGCTTGAAAAGACTGACTGGGAAAAGGAACGAATTGGATATATAAAAAGAGGGATATATATAGAGCAGCTGGAGAAATACCTGCAGCATTTCTCCAGGGAGTCACTATTGATACTTGAACACTCCCAACTTTTGTGCGACTCCCAGGCCATCTTTGCCGGTGTGTTTCGTTTTCTGCATATAAACGATAAGTTCGTCATCCAGAATCAGCGTGTTAACGTGTCTGGAAATAATGATGAGATGCCGAAAGAGGCGCGAGACATTCTTCATTCGATCTACAAGCCTTACAACGAGAGACTCTTTAATCTGCTCGGAAGGGAGTATGGCTGGTGA
- a CDS encoding glycosyltransferase family 4 protein, with translation MSLKIAATSPIGWPYVRRGNRFTYELAVYLASQGHQVHYITSKPGRVSREKKKDNLRLKYHRLFGHPMLSRLNIHFYETFVPICLYSLSRERYDIVHSFLYADAFAAGLVKRFKGMALVPTLTDGIPMYWRTRFGKSMFSSVVKSASRFHAPSEFVRDCFKREFHAESEVIPPPVNTEHFTPCDKKDPGSTKILCTSALHVGSKGIDMLVSAFELLLGHIQDAVLQLSGHIDDNTKRKLLKSVGPKTRKAIEIRGVGLQAALPMLYREASITVLPSLDEPFGMVMLESLASGTPIVGTRSGAIPEIITDPDIGVLFDHSDGAEGLCEAMIRGVEIAKDPKTPGRCRIFAERYSWKAVGPKYEQMYYRILDEKGR, from the coding sequence ATGAGTCTTAAAATAGCAGCAACATCACCTATTGGCTGGCCCTATGTGAGAAGGGGAAATCGCTTTACGTATGAGCTTGCTGTTTATCTTGCAAGTCAGGGTCATCAGGTGCATTACATCACATCAAAACCCGGAAGAGTGAGCAGGGAAAAGAAAAAGGATAATCTCCGGCTTAAATATCACCGGCTCTTCGGACACCCCATGCTTTCCCGTCTGAACATCCATTTTTATGAGACCTTTGTCCCCATATGCCTTTACTCGCTTAGTCGGGAAAGGTACGATATTGTGCACTCCTTTTTGTACGCCGACGCTTTTGCAGCGGGTCTGGTGAAGAGATTCAAAGGAATGGCCCTGGTTCCTACTCTGACCGATGGGATCCCGATGTATTGGCGAACGAGATTCGGAAAGTCCATGTTCAGCAGCGTTGTGAAAAGTGCGTCCCGGTTTCATGCGCCCAGCGAGTTTGTAAGAGACTGTTTTAAACGGGAGTTTCATGCGGAATCAGAGGTAATTCCTCCTCCTGTGAATACTGAACATTTTACCCCATGTGATAAGAAGGATCCCGGCAGCACTAAAATCCTATGTACGTCTGCTCTCCACGTTGGATCAAAAGGGATTGACATGCTGGTCAGTGCCTTTGAGCTTCTTCTGGGGCATATTCAGGACGCTGTTTTGCAATTATCAGGTCACATTGACGACAATACAAAAAGAAAGTTACTGAAATCTGTAGGTCCAAAGACCAGAAAGGCCATCGAGATCAGAGGGGTTGGACTTCAGGCGGCTCTGCCGATGCTGTATCGCGAGGCGTCAATCACCGTTCTTCCTTCTCTTGATGAACCGTTCGGTATGGTGATGCTTGAATCTTTGGCCTCCGGCACTCCCATAGTTGGAACACGGAGCGGCGCCATTCCGGAGATCATTACTGACCCCGATATCGGTGTATTGTTTGATCATTCAGATGGTGCAGAAGGTTTGTGCGAGGCGATGATCAGGGGCGTTGAAATTGCGAAAGACCCGAAGACACCAGGGCGGTGCCGTATCTTTGCAGAAAGGTACTCCTGGAAAGCGGTGGGGCCGAAATATGAACAAATGTATTACAGGATTCTTGATGAGAAAGGTAGATAA